A region of Streptomyces deccanensis DNA encodes the following proteins:
- a CDS encoding serine/threonine-protein kinase: MSSNGGAPYGPGPGPGYGADEPTSFGLQPPQPSAPYPGNPYAQPSPVAAGPVPAPVPPPQAAQPAQTARPTPPPQSAQPGQASQDPGTGRLIAGRYRLLAKLGHGGMGTVWRAQDETVDREVAVKEPRVPDHLPERERANAFERMRREARAAARLDHPSVVNVHDVAVVDGRPWIVMELVRGRSLGDALQEGTLGARDAAKIGLDVLGALEAAHAAGILHRDVKPDNVLLGRHDRVVLTDFGIAQIEGETNLTDTGGFVGSPEYIAPERVLGQRPGPASDLWSLGVVLYAATEGVSPFRRSNTPATLQSVLNATPAAPASATGPLAEAINGLLQKDPARRPSAARVRELLEAAANPPAPIQVVQTVAGPQAGDSKGIRIGAKTLAGVGAAVVATAVAGLGVLGVAAAVTAYVVIADPFAGPLPDGWKQRDLGTKVAASVGVPGDFVQDKFAPDETDGTFAQYSDPSGLIRINVDRDIKEDDKENEIPGVALDRAYADWELIKDGEYSLDVADVPAPKGRPQETKFQDHEAAENTIRYTTTDTQAPRLREARVLYYRADNGDMYRIWIDYPGKGHFTEQGREIARTAIANLKIDKM; this comes from the coding sequence ATGAGCAGCAACGGGGGCGCCCCTTACGGACCAGGGCCTGGGCCCGGCTATGGAGCCGACGAGCCGACGAGTTTCGGACTGCAACCGCCGCAGCCGAGTGCGCCGTACCCGGGGAACCCCTACGCGCAGCCGAGCCCGGTCGCGGCCGGGCCGGTGCCCGCCCCGGTCCCGCCGCCACAGGCCGCGCAGCCGGCGCAGACGGCTCGGCCCACCCCGCCCCCGCAGTCGGCACAGCCGGGGCAAGCCTCGCAGGACCCCGGCACCGGGCGGTTGATCGCCGGGCGCTACCGGTTGCTCGCCAAGCTCGGGCACGGCGGTATGGGCACCGTGTGGCGGGCGCAGGACGAGACGGTGGACCGGGAGGTCGCCGTCAAGGAGCCTCGCGTACCCGACCATCTTCCCGAGCGCGAACGGGCCAACGCCTTCGAACGGATGCGCCGCGAGGCCCGTGCGGCGGCCCGGCTCGATCATCCGTCGGTCGTGAACGTGCACGATGTGGCGGTCGTGGACGGCCGGCCGTGGATCGTCATGGAGCTGGTCCGGGGACGTTCGCTGGGTGACGCGCTCCAGGAGGGCACTCTCGGGGCCCGTGACGCGGCGAAAATCGGCCTCGACGTGCTCGGCGCGCTGGAGGCCGCGCACGCGGCGGGCATCCTGCACCGGGACGTCAAGCCGGACAACGTCCTCCTCGGCCGGCACGACCGGGTCGTCCTCACCGACTTCGGTATAGCCCAGATCGAGGGCGAGACCAATCTGACCGACACCGGCGGCTTCGTCGGCTCGCCCGAGTACATCGCCCCCGAGCGGGTGCTCGGCCAGCGCCCCGGGCCCGCCTCGGACCTCTGGTCGCTCGGCGTCGTCCTCTACGCCGCGACCGAGGGCGTGTCGCCCTTCCGACGCAGCAACACGCCCGCGACCCTGCAGTCCGTGCTCAACGCCACGCCCGCGGCGCCCGCCTCGGCCACCGGCCCGCTCGCCGAGGCCATCAACGGCCTGCTGCAGAAGGACCCGGCGCGCCGTCCGAGCGCCGCGCGCGTCCGCGAGCTGCTGGAGGCGGCCGCGAACCCGCCCGCGCCCATCCAGGTGGTCCAGACGGTCGCCGGGCCCCAGGCGGGGGACTCCAAGGGCATCAGGATCGGCGCCAAGACCCTCGCCGGGGTCGGTGCGGCGGTCGTCGCGACGGCGGTCGCCGGGCTCGGCGTGCTGGGCGTGGCGGCGGCGGTGACGGCCTACGTGGTGATCGCCGACCCCTTCGCGGGGCCCCTCCCGGACGGCTGGAAGCAGCGGGACCTCGGTACCAAGGTCGCCGCGAGCGTGGGCGTGCCCGGGGACTTCGTGCAGGACAAGTTCGCACCGGACGAAACAGACGGCACGTTCGCGCAGTACAGCGACCCGAGCGGGCTGATCCGGATCAACGTCGACCGGGACATCAAGGAGGACGACAAGGAGAACGAGATCCCGGGGGTCGCGCTGGACAGGGCGTACGCCGACTGGGAGTTGATCAAGGACGGCGAGTACTCGCTGGACGTCGCCGACGTGCCCGCGCCGAAGGGGCGGCCGCAGGAGACGAAGTTCCAGGACCATGAGGCCGCCGAGAACACGATCCGGTACACGACCACCGACACCCAGGCGCCGCGCCTGCGTGAGGCGCGGGTCCTGTACTACCGGGCGGACAACGGTGACATGTACCGGATCTGGATCGACTATCCGGGCAAGGGGCACTTCACCGAGCAGGGCCGTGAGATCGCCCGCACGGCCATCGCCAACCTGAAGATCGACAAGATGTAG
- a CDS encoding glycosyltransferase, translated as MKITFLLHNAYAIGGTVRSTLNLAAALALRHDVEVVSVLRTEERPLLGVSGRVRLVPLVDERPGAASYDGDHELMSRPSAVVPPTEVLAHRYTALTDERLRAFLDTTDADVVVATRPALVVTLAGHGSVGSRRPPGASRASGPTRRGPLLIGQEHLSYDNHVPGVREAQNAAIGRLHAFVTVSARDAADHRLHLAGLRTRITNIANAAPRPRAEPSDLRVPLVVAAGRLFPVKRYDLLVEAFAKVVAERPEWRLRIYGKGPERANLRALIDTLGLNDHVFLMGPSATLETEWPKASIAVVSSEWESLGMTILEAMHAGVPVVATDCPHGPGEILTDGTDGLLVTPNDPNALATGLLRLIDDPELRRRVGTTGRTTVQRYAPRVIATEYEQLIADLQEARAPATVKLRRLLRRTRGWLPSRADQDPGTPEPPTAGAKGGTAKPRAEKPSAVESAAENAAPKPLRPKAGCRVGGRGEVRVSVTGSGLSGAVLTLVLRRRHAVDDEVRVPLRQDTPGDAESPWTATLHHDERDLAEGRWDLHVERDVDGARRRLRAGPVEQRGLLTAELPDRSPVAWWIPYTTKDGYLALRAFHRTAHAEVTALPVGDDSIAVEGVLHGAALGEGATLVGVARGEGVADLEAPVTRTGEQRATGRPGFHARLTSLPDPAGPDKVIWDLFLRPSPDAEPIRLGRLFDDIVDRKDTDKYPAVTMPTPGGAAPQARFFFTVTNDLAVAVS; from the coding sequence ATGAAGATCACCTTTCTGCTCCACAACGCGTACGCCATCGGCGGCACCGTCCGCTCGACACTGAACCTCGCCGCCGCGCTGGCGCTCCGTCACGACGTGGAGGTGGTCTCGGTGTTACGCACCGAGGAGCGCCCCCTGCTCGGCGTGAGCGGCCGGGTGCGCCTGGTCCCGCTCGTCGACGAGCGCCCCGGCGCCGCGTCCTACGACGGCGACCACGAGCTGATGTCCCGGCCCTCCGCCGTGGTCCCGCCCACCGAGGTGCTCGCCCACCGCTACACCGCGCTCACCGACGAACGTCTGCGCGCCTTCCTCGACACCACCGACGCCGATGTCGTCGTCGCGACCCGCCCGGCGCTCGTGGTCACCCTGGCCGGGCACGGCTCCGTCGGCTCGCGCCGCCCGCCCGGCGCGTCCCGCGCGTCCGGTCCGACCCGCCGGGGCCCGCTGCTCATCGGGCAGGAGCACCTGTCGTACGACAACCACGTACCCGGCGTGCGCGAGGCGCAGAACGCGGCGATCGGGCGCCTGCACGCCTTCGTCACCGTCTCCGCGCGGGACGCCGCCGACCACCGCCTGCACCTGGCCGGGCTGCGCACCCGCATCACGAACATCGCCAACGCCGCGCCCCGCCCCCGGGCCGAACCCTCCGACCTGCGCGTGCCGTTGGTGGTCGCCGCCGGGCGCCTGTTCCCGGTCAAGCGGTACGACCTGCTCGTCGAGGCCTTCGCCAAGGTGGTCGCGGAGCGCCCCGAGTGGCGGCTGCGGATCTACGGCAAGGGCCCGGAGCGCGCCAACCTGCGTGCCCTGATCGACACGCTGGGCCTCAATGACCACGTGTTCCTCATGGGTCCCTCCGCCACGCTGGAGACCGAGTGGCCGAAGGCCTCCATCGCCGTGGTCAGCTCCGAGTGGGAGTCCTTGGGCATGACCATCCTGGAGGCCATGCACGCCGGAGTCCCCGTGGTTGCCACCGACTGCCCGCACGGCCCCGGCGAGATCCTCACCGACGGCACCGACGGCCTCCTCGTCACCCCGAACGACCCGAACGCCCTGGCCACGGGCCTGCTCCGGCTCATCGACGACCCGGAACTGCGGCGACGCGTCGGCACCACCGGCCGCACGACCGTCCAACGGTACGCACCGCGCGTGATCGCCACGGAGTACGAACAGCTGATCGCCGACCTCCAGGAGGCCCGCGCCCCGGCGACGGTGAAACTGCGACGCCTCTTACGCCGGACGCGGGGATGGCTCCCGTCCAGGGCCGACCAGGACCCCGGAACGCCCGAGCCGCCCACCGCCGGAGCGAAGGGCGGGACGGCGAAGCCCCGGGCGGAGAAGCCCTCGGCGGTGGAGTCGGCCGCCGAGAACGCCGCGCCGAAGCCGTTACGCCCCAAAGCCGGCTGTCGCGTCGGCGGGCGCGGTGAGGTGCGGGTCTCCGTCACCGGGTCCGGCTTGTCAGGGGCGGTCCTGACGCTCGTGCTGCGTCGACGCCACGCCGTCGACGACGAGGTGCGCGTCCCCTTACGCCAGGACACGCCGGGCGACGCCGAGAGCCCGTGGACCGCCACACTGCACCACGACGAACGGGACCTCGCCGAGGGCCGCTGGGACCTGCACGTCGAGCGGGACGTGGACGGGGCCCGCCGCAGACTGCGGGCCGGACCGGTCGAGCAGCGGGGCCTGTTGACGGCCGAGCTCCCGGACCGGTCGCCGGTCGCCTGGTGGATCCCGTACACCACCAAGGACGGCTACCTGGCCCTGCGTGCCTTCCACCGCACCGCGCACGCCGAGGTCACCGCACTGCCCGTCGGCGACGACTCGATCGCCGTGGAGGGCGTCCTGCACGGGGCCGCGCTCGGCGAGGGCGCGACCCTGGTGGGTGTGGCCCGGGGCGAGGGCGTGGCGGACCTCGAGGCACCGGTGACGCGCACCGGCGAGCAACGCGCCACCGGACGACCCGGATTCCACGCACGACTGACGTCCCTGCCGGACCCCGCCGGACCTGACAAGGTGATCTGGGACCTGTTCCTGCGTCCCTCCCCCGACGCCGAACCCATCCGCCTCGGCCGGCTGTTCGACGACATCGTGGACCGCAAGGACACCGACAAGTACCCGGCGGTCACGATGCCCACACCGGGCGGCGCCGCGCCACAGGCCCGCTTCTTCTTCACCGTCACCAACGACCTGGCCGTCGCCGTCTCCTGA
- a CDS encoding alpha/beta hydrolase, with amino-acid sequence MRRLWGCLILCVATVAGFLVHDIRDSAAADRNESSHAYGSHPRQTLDAYWNAAGEERGGKQPGIVILHGGHWYEDTGWATWSRTFADAGYAVFAVDHRLNHDAPWPAQRTDALSALDWIRAHAADFDVDTDRLVLLGSSSGGQIATAVATYGSGTFRVDGVVALSPVNDPYRAWRDGNSGEATARQRKLRDNATLLARCHPETDDNSDSPHPGCEDTWTDMVVRNRASGGDDAPMLLIHSKGDFVPVRHSLDLEAAEEKDHNMPANGVTVEAVAGTAHGGALLKEPGVADRVLGWIAERTH; translated from the coding sequence GTGCGTCGGCTCTGGGGTTGTCTCATTCTTTGCGTCGCCACCGTTGCGGGGTTCCTCGTCCACGACATCCGCGACAGCGCGGCGGCCGACCGCAACGAGAGCTCCCACGCCTACGGTTCACACCCCCGGCAGACCCTCGACGCCTATTGGAACGCCGCCGGCGAGGAGCGGGGCGGGAAGCAGCCGGGGATCGTGATCCTGCACGGCGGCCACTGGTACGAGGACACCGGCTGGGCCACCTGGTCGCGCACCTTCGCGGACGCGGGGTACGCCGTCTTCGCCGTCGACCACCGCCTGAACCACGACGCTCCCTGGCCGGCCCAGCGGACCGACGCGCTGTCCGCGCTGGACTGGATCCGCGCCCACGCCGCCGACTTCGACGTCGACACCGACCGGCTGGTCCTGCTGGGCTCCTCCTCGGGCGGCCAGATCGCCACGGCCGTCGCCACCTACGGCTCCGGCACCTTCCGCGTCGACGGCGTGGTGGCCCTGTCCCCCGTCAACGACCCGTACCGCGCCTGGCGCGACGGCAACTCCGGCGAGGCGACCGCCAGGCAGCGCAAACTGCGCGACAACGCCACCCTCCTGGCCCGCTGTCACCCCGAGACGGACGACAACTCCGACTCACCGCACCCGGGTTGCGAGGACACCTGGACGGACATGGTCGTCAGGAACCGTGCCTCGGGCGGCGATGACGCCCCCATGCTCCTGATCCACTCCAAGGGCGACTTCGTGCCCGTCCGGCACTCGCTCGACCTCGAAGCCGCCGAGGAGAAGGACCACAACATGCCCGCGAACGGTGTCACGGTTGAGGCGGTGGCCGGAACCGCGCACGGCGGAGCACTGTTGAAGGAGCCGGGGGTGGCAGACCGGGTCCTGGGCTGGATCGCTGAGAGGACGCACTGA
- a CDS encoding barstar family protein codes for MTTDDLQDSWVDPRDVLPWLPSEPYFAPQSRREEVVQELGGAGFTVLEAELADVTTESDLLTVLGRALSAPDHYGENWDALTDILRDRGAETLFRIALVLSSSAVFLGADVHGFVRSVSLLHTIAQDLSDVDDEYGQLELFYLADWKS; via the coding sequence ATGACGACGGATGATCTCCAGGATTCCTGGGTGGACCCCCGGGACGTCCTGCCCTGGCTGCCGTCGGAGCCGTACTTCGCGCCGCAGAGCCGTCGCGAGGAAGTGGTCCAGGAACTGGGCGGCGCCGGATTCACCGTCCTGGAGGCCGAGCTGGCCGACGTGACGACGGAATCGGACCTGCTGACGGTGCTGGGACGCGCGCTGTCGGCGCCGGACCACTACGGCGAGAACTGGGACGCCCTGACGGACATCCTCCGGGACCGGGGGGCGGAGACGCTGTTCCGGATCGCCCTGGTCCTCTCGTCGAGTGCCGTGTTCCTCGGAGCCGACGTCCACGGGTTCGTCCGCTCCGTCTCGCTCCTGCACACCATCGCGCAGGACCTCTCGGACGTCGACGACGAGTACGGGCAGCTCGAACTGTTCTATCTGGCCGACTGGAAGAGCTGA
- a CDS encoding diacylglycerol/lipid kinase family protein produces MGIEHLDVRAHARQRWAARAALGCAVLAVLLPLGFARGASLLLVAGVVLGAGLTVASLWWVLTRRGAARIAAGVLAVAAPVGVVWWFAVVNLLWVVIVSAGLWGVAVWSGKFALSSTKSHQVHVPEHRVPAPTRPFLIMNPKSGGGKVERFRLKERAERLGATVHLLDPARHEDVAVLARDAVRNGADLLGVAGGDGTQAQVAAIAAAYDVPLLVISAGTRNHFAMDLGLDRDNPAACLDALTDKGVELHVDLGYASGHPFVNNASFGAYASVVQSPAYRDDKVRTTLELLPELLTHQRGPHLTARIGDAVIDAPQAVLVSNNVYRSDDLVGLGRRERLDAGVLGVVGIRVDSAAEAAGLVLGPNAPGLSLLVADEIVVEADRPEIEVGVDGEALVLPTPVHCRVSPKALRVRVPRDRPGVPEPKPPLDWRRLRKLAAAVGRTALPKHRERYGWAEELWNRRRKTH; encoded by the coding sequence GTGGGCATCGAACACCTGGACGTACGGGCACACGCGAGACAACGCTGGGCGGCCAGGGCCGCCCTCGGCTGCGCGGTCCTCGCCGTGCTGCTGCCCCTCGGCTTCGCGCGCGGGGCGAGTCTCCTGCTCGTCGCCGGAGTCGTGCTGGGCGCCGGACTCACCGTGGCCTCGCTGTGGTGGGTGCTGACCCGGCGCGGCGCCGCCCGGATCGCGGCAGGAGTGCTGGCCGTGGCCGCGCCGGTCGGCGTCGTCTGGTGGTTCGCCGTCGTCAACCTGCTCTGGGTCGTGATCGTCTCCGCCGGCCTGTGGGGCGTCGCCGTCTGGTCCGGCAAGTTCGCCCTCAGCAGCACCAAGTCCCACCAGGTGCACGTCCCGGAGCACCGCGTCCCCGCTCCCACCCGCCCCTTCCTCATCATGAACCCCAAGTCCGGCGGCGGAAAGGTCGAACGCTTCCGGCTGAAGGAACGCGCCGAACGGCTCGGTGCCACGGTCCACCTCCTCGATCCCGCCCGCCACGAGGACGTCGCCGTGCTGGCCCGGGACGCCGTCAGGAACGGCGCCGACCTCCTCGGCGTCGCCGGCGGCGACGGCACCCAGGCCCAGGTCGCCGCCATCGCCGCCGCGTACGACGTGCCCCTGCTCGTCATCTCCGCCGGCACCCGCAACCACTTCGCCATGGACCTCGGCCTCGACCGCGACAACCCCGCCGCCTGCCTCGACGCCCTCACCGACAAGGGCGTCGAACTCCACGTCGACCTCGGCTACGCCAGCGGCCACCCCTTCGTCAACAACGCCTCGTTCGGCGCGTACGCCTCCGTCGTGCAGAGCCCCGCCTACCGCGACGACAAGGTCCGCACCACCCTGGAGCTGCTGCCCGAACTGCTCACGCACCAGCGGGGCCCGCACCTCACCGCCCGCATCGGGGACGCCGTCATCGACGCGCCCCAGGCCGTCCTCGTCAGCAACAACGTCTACCGCAGCGACGACCTCGTCGGTCTCGGCCGCCGCGAACGGCTGGACGCCGGCGTGCTCGGCGTGGTCGGCATCCGTGTCGACAGTGCCGCCGAGGCCGCCGGGCTGGTCCTCGGCCCGAACGCCCCCGGCCTGAGCCTCCTCGTCGCCGACGAGATCGTCGTCGAGGCCGACCGGCCGGAGATCGAGGTCGGCGTCGACGGCGAGGCCCTCGTCCTGCCCACCCCCGTGCACTGCCGGGTCTCGCCGAAGGCCCTGCGCGTCCGCGTGCCCCGCGACCGCCCGGGCGTCCCCGAGCCCAAACCGCCCCTGGACTGGCGCCGGTTGCGCAAGTTGGCCGCCGCCGTCGGCCGCACCGCCCTGCCCAAACACCGCGAACGGTACGGCTGGGCTGAGGAGTTGTGGAACCGGCGGCGCAAGACGCACTGA
- a CDS encoding serine/threonine-protein kinase, with protein sequence MSDDGEHPRDELPSAIRTFRSTGRLVGGRYRLTERVGSGGMGTVWRAVDELVDREVAVKQPRLPGDPHGPVGPDAPGGPDSGPDGPDRPEDDARRRAANRLYREARAAARVDHPSAVTIHDVVVEDGAPWIVMELVRGESLHEVLKRGALTPVEAARIGLAVVGALHAAHGVGIVHRDVKPANVLLGPHGQVVLTDFGIAHVQGEESLTVTGEFVGSLEFVAPERMAGPGAAGPPSDLWSLGVLLYAAVEGWSPFRRTTLESTLAAILAAEPPEPERAGPLGPLLVRLLAKDPALRPDAEETAGFLRDVAEDRTPDAQTPAGLRELGEDAGTLRLGVRAGDGDDVRREERDDVRGGDGEGVRGGDGEGVRGEPHAPEGVRDTEVVRPGAERPRRRVRAGRLAAATAAGLLLAGGGAWAGVAFDKDDGVTEVAEPKVGWVDARVATPSPTPGSTAGTRWVAHREEAMDAVLSLPGPYERLRAEGGDDGRPRTVTYEGEEVVRVRLTQWDEAPASPMEQAKDSTDIVAGDVKSTANFTTTSFHDQEAVLADTTHYLDGTPTRVLQLIVRTDDDRMYELRVDMPKGTADEKKGTAVFKGARERLEIGP encoded by the coding sequence ATGAGCGACGACGGCGAACATCCGCGCGACGAACTCCCGTCCGCCATCAGGACGTTCCGGAGCACCGGTCGCCTGGTGGGCGGTCGTTACCGCCTCACGGAACGCGTCGGATCCGGCGGCATGGGCACCGTGTGGAGGGCGGTCGACGAACTCGTCGACCGCGAAGTCGCCGTCAAACAGCCCAGGCTGCCGGGTGACCCGCACGGCCCCGTCGGCCCCGACGCCCCGGGCGGTCCGGACAGCGGCCCCGACGGCCCCGACCGGCCTGAGGACGACGCCCGTCGACGGGCCGCCAACCGGCTCTACCGCGAGGCCCGCGCCGCCGCCCGCGTCGACCATCCGTCCGCCGTCACCATCCACGACGTCGTGGTCGAGGACGGGGCGCCGTGGATCGTCATGGAGCTGGTGCGCGGGGAGTCGCTCCACGAGGTCCTCAAGCGCGGCGCCCTGACCCCCGTCGAGGCCGCCCGCATCGGCCTCGCCGTGGTCGGCGCGCTGCACGCCGCGCACGGTGTCGGCATCGTGCACCGCGACGTCAAGCCCGCCAACGTCCTCCTCGGGCCGCACGGCCAGGTCGTCCTCACCGACTTCGGCATCGCCCATGTCCAGGGCGAGGAATCGCTCACCGTGACAGGGGAGTTCGTCGGGTCGCTCGAATTCGTCGCCCCCGAGCGGATGGCCGGGCCCGGAGCCGCCGGCCCGCCCTCCGACCTCTGGTCGCTCGGCGTCCTCCTCTACGCCGCCGTCGAGGGCTGGTCCCCTTTCCGCCGCACCACCCTGGAGTCCACGCTCGCCGCGATCCTCGCCGCCGAGCCCCCCGAGCCGGAGCGGGCGGGCCCCCTCGGGCCCCTGCTCGTACGGTTGCTGGCCAAGGACCCGGCACTGCGCCCGGACGCCGAGGAGACCGCCGGGTTCCTGCGCGACGTGGCGGAGGACCGGACCCCCGACGCCCAGACCCCTGCCGGACTCCGTGAGTTGGGCGAGGACGCGGGGACGTTGCGGCTCGGCGTACGGGCTGGGGACGGTGATGACGTACGGCGTGAGGAGCGCGACGACGTACGGGGTGGGGACGGTGAGGGCGTACGGGGTGGGGACGGCGAGGGCGTACGGGGTGAGCCGCATGCGCCGGAGGGCGTGCGGGACACCGAGGTCGTGCGGCCCGGAGCCGAGCGCCCCCGGCGCAGGGTGCGCGCCGGTCGTCTCGCCGCCGCGACCGCCGCCGGGCTGCTGCTGGCCGGTGGGGGAGCCTGGGCCGGGGTCGCGTTCGACAAGGACGACGGTGTCACCGAGGTCGCCGAGCCGAAGGTCGGATGGGTGGACGCCCGCGTCGCGACCCCCAGCCCCACCCCGGGGAGCACGGCCGGCACACGCTGGGTGGCTCACCGCGAGGAGGCCATGGACGCCGTCCTCTCCCTCCCCGGCCCCTACGAACGGCTCCGCGCGGAGGGCGGCGACGACGGGCGCCCCCGTACGGTCACCTACGAGGGCGAGGAGGTCGTCCGGGTGCGGCTGACGCAGTGGGACGAGGCGCCCGCCTCGCCCATGGAACAGGCCAAGGACTCCACGGACATCGTGGCGGGCGACGTGAAGTCGACGGCCAACTTCACCACCACGAGCTTCCACGACCAGGAGGCCGTCCTCGCCGACACCACCCACTATCTGGACGGCACCCCCACCAGGGTCCTGCAACTCATCGTCCGCACCGACGACGACCGGATGTACGAACTGCGCGTCGACATGCCGAAGGGCACGGCCGACGAGAAGAAGGGCACGGCCGTCTTCAAGGGCGCGCGCGAACGACTGGAGATCGGGCCGTAG
- a CDS encoding succinic semialdehyde dehydrogenase yields the protein MTDSQAPEKTGTTTTGTTGTARTTGTNPLAAAPQGARTAEDVVTPELVAQLTKGVVGSGRTANHTPFTGEKLADLPESTPEDVATAYERARAAQAVWAQRPVRERAAVLLRFHDLVLERQGEVLDLIQLETGKARLHAHEEVQAVAVAARHYGRKAPFYLKPKRHTGAVPTLTKVTELRHPRGVIGQIAPWNYPLELSVGDAIPAFVAGNAVVMKPDTETCLTALWARDLLIEAGLPADVFQVVLGEGPVIGPEVVKHADYVSFTGSTRTGREVAQGAAARLVGVSLELGGKNAMLVLEDADIEKAAAGAVRACFSSAGQLCISIERLYVHESVADAFLERFAARTKAMRLGKSLAYGADMGSLVGERQLETVTRHVDEAVEKGATVVAGGVARPDIGPYFYEPTILDGVTEPMSVCTEETFGPVVSIYRFTDEDEAIAEANSTAYGLNASVWTKDGRRGREVASRVRAGTVNVNEGYASAYGSVQSPMGGMKDSGLGRRHGSEGILKYTEAQTVAHQRLLPMAPSLGMDDEKYAQFMSRSLKVMKALRLR from the coding sequence ATGACGGACTCGCAGGCCCCCGAAAAGACCGGCACGACCACCACGGGAACGACCGGCACGGCACGGACGACCGGCACCAACCCCCTCGCGGCGGCCCCGCAGGGCGCCCGTACCGCCGAAGACGTGGTCACCCCCGAACTGGTCGCCCAGCTCACCAAGGGCGTGGTCGGCTCCGGCCGCACCGCCAACCACACGCCCTTCACCGGCGAGAAGCTCGCCGACCTGCCGGAGTCCACCCCCGAGGACGTGGCGACGGCCTACGAACGGGCCCGCGCCGCCCAGGCCGTCTGGGCCCAGCGGCCCGTGCGCGAGCGCGCCGCCGTACTCCTTCGCTTCCACGACCTGGTGCTGGAGCGCCAGGGCGAGGTGCTCGACCTCATCCAGCTGGAGACCGGCAAGGCCCGCCTCCACGCCCACGAGGAGGTCCAGGCCGTCGCGGTCGCCGCCCGTCACTACGGCCGCAAGGCCCCCTTCTACCTCAAGCCGAAGCGGCACACCGGCGCCGTACCGACCCTCACCAAGGTCACCGAACTGCGCCACCCGCGCGGTGTGATCGGCCAGATCGCCCCCTGGAACTACCCGCTCGAACTCTCCGTCGGCGACGCGATACCGGCCTTCGTCGCGGGCAACGCCGTCGTGATGAAGCCCGACACGGAGACGTGCCTGACCGCCCTGTGGGCCCGCGACCTGCTCATCGAGGCCGGCCTGCCCGCCGACGTCTTCCAGGTCGTCCTCGGCGAGGGCCCCGTCATCGGCCCCGAGGTCGTCAAGCACGCCGACTACGTCTCCTTCACCGGCTCCACCCGCACCGGCCGCGAGGTCGCGCAGGGCGCCGCCGCCCGCCTCGTCGGTGTCTCCCTCGAACTCGGCGGCAAGAACGCGATGCTCGTCCTCGAGGACGCCGACATCGAGAAGGCGGCGGCGGGCGCCGTCCGCGCCTGCTTCTCCTCCGCCGGCCAACTCTGCATCTCCATCGAGCGGTTGTACGTCCACGAGTCCGTCGCCGACGCCTTCCTTGAGCGCTTCGCCGCCCGCACCAAGGCCATGCGCCTCGGCAAGTCCCTCGCGTACGGCGCCGACATGGGCTCCCTCGTCGGCGAACGCCAGCTGGAGACCGTCACCCGGCACGTCGACGAGGCCGTGGAGAAGGGCGCGACGGTCGTCGCGGGCGGCGTGGCCCGCCCCGACATCGGCCCCTACTTCTACGAGCCGACCATCCTCGACGGCGTCACGGAACCCATGTCCGTGTGCACGGAGGAGACCTTCGGCCCGGTCGTCTCCATCTACCGCTTCACGGACGAGGACGAGGCGATCGCGGAGGCCAACTCCACCGCGTACGGCCTCAACGCCTCCGTCTGGACCAAGGACGGCCGCCGCGGCCGCGAGGTCGCCTCCCGCGTCCGCGCCGGCACGGTCAACGTCAACGAGGGCTACGCCTCCGCGTACGGCTCCGTCCAGTCCCCGATGGGCGGCATGAAGGACTCCGGTCTCGGCCGCCGCCACGGCTCCGAGGGCATCCTCAAGTACACGGAGGCCCAGACCGTCGCCCACCAGCGTCTCCTCCCGATGGCCCCGTCCCTCGGCATGGACGACGAGAAGTACGCCCAGTTCATGAGCCGCAGCCTGAAGGTGATGAAGGCGCTGAGGCTCCGCTAG